Sequence from the Solea senegalensis isolate Sse05_10M linkage group LG1, IFAPA_SoseM_1, whole genome shotgun sequence genome:
ttatccATGTAACCAAAGGCTGAGCTCATAAAATCTACtccagcttaagtctacaacATCCTGGGACTGTGTTTGcctctttatctcaccattacaCAGCGTTTTCCAACAAGAAATGGACGTTTGTGTCACCTTGTAAACTGCTCTCTCacacctgcaccaaaccccatagagaaaatgagtgattttaacatcacagctcacaggagttgttgatccactgctgcctccatcactaacttcacatgtgttattttgtcaatttttcattcagatttacctcagtgacacagagtgaccacacaaggcagcagtagaccagcagctcctgtgtccctgtgagctaaattcactgattttctttatggggtttggtgtgggagagtgagtgttttaacaaggcaacaaaaacttcagtttcctgtcagaaaatgctgtctaATGATGAgctaaagcagcaaacacatgctTGAGATGTACCTACACTTCTACACATGTAGATTATATGAGGTgcgtcttttgttaagtggttaaaatgtgttttttcctgtgtcACCGCTGCCTTCagtgtccacaaaacaaagaactgacaatgaattgaataattaattcattgtcagttctttgttttgtggacaaaacgagacgtttgagaacgtcctcatttccaggttttttaATTAAGCAAGTACTTGTCCACTCCCTGGAGTGGAGACTTGTATGAATTGAGTGTGAacataatcgttagctgcagctctggaTGAAGGtcgttgctctgtgtgtgtgtgtgtcagctcaaGGTGAATTCCCACAGCTCGGGCTTCAGAGTCAGTGATATGGTTTTATCCGGTTTAAAAGTGTTAATCAGCTGatctgtcagtcacacagcTGGAGTCTTGACGTGTTCTTGAcgtgaaaatgtgtttgctcagaacaaacagctgcagttacaAACCACAACACTTATGCAATGACATGAAATGTCACGTTAGACCAGGAACCGGGGCCCCCGGGACATCATCGTGCAGGTGTGTGAGTCACAGCGGTGAGTCATCATCACTCTGCTGTTCCTGCTGTCAACGCCGTGATTTATGGGAGCAGTGAGGAGAGCGAGGAGGCGGGGGAGGAGTCTGACTGAGTCACTCGAAGAATAACGTAACAATCAAACCTCTGCTGCAGCCAGCGTCACGTCAGAGacgtacagtgtgtgtgtgtgtgtgagtaaacaAATGAGAACCTGACACCTTCTGGAACAAAACCAATGATCTGATTCCAGTTAAGGCTCAAATGTTTTCCAACAGTTGAGAAGACTAATGCGAGAGAAACAGGAGGAGGGGTTAGAGGAACAGCTTGAAGGATAGGAAAGGATCGGAAAGGAAGAGTAGAATAGCATCAGGAAGAGTTGGTAGGAGGACGGGAAGGATAGATAGAAGACTATGTAGCGTGGGTAGAGCGATGAGTGGAATGACTACAAAGGAAGTGTTGAAAGATAAGAAGGATGGACAGAACGATTGGTACATATAGGTAGAAGGCTGGGTAGGTTTGGTAAGGTGGGGAGGAACATGGGAAGGGTGAGTGGAAGGATAGGTAGGATAGGTAGATGGATGCATAGAATGGGTAGAAAGGTGGGTAGGATAAGACGATGGATGGTAGTTAGGTAGAAGGATAAATGGGATGGGTTGTAAAGTGGAAGGATGGGTAGACTTGGTAGAAGGATACGTAGGAAGAATAGAAGTATAGGTAGATTAGGTGGAAGAACACGTAGGATGGGTAGGAGGATAGAAAGATAGAAGACTGGCAAACTGACAATGACAAAAGACACACCTCATATAATCTACTGGTACAGGGTGGTAGAGCAATGGTTAGGATGAGTGGAGTGGGAAAACATGGATAGAAGAACAAAGAAAGGGAAGAAGGATTGGTACATACAGCAGGTAGAAGGCTAGGTAGGTTCAGAAAGGTCGGTATAAGCATGGAAAGGGTGAGTGGAAGGACAGGTAGCATACGTAGAAGGATGATAGAGAGGTAGAAGGATAAATAGGATGGGTAACAAGGGTGGAGGGATGGGTAGATTTGGTAGAAGGATACATAGGATGGGTAGGATGAGTAGGCGGATGGGAAAGATAAATAGAAGACTGGGTAGGGTGGGTAGAACAATAGATAGGATGAGTGGAATGGGAAAACATGGGTAGAAGACTACAAAGAAAGGGAAGAAGGATTGGTACATACAGTAGGTAGAATGCTAGGTAGGTTCGGAAAGGTCGGTATAAGCATGGGAAGGGTGAGTGGAAGGACAGGTAGCATACGTAGAAGGATGGCAGTTAGGTAGAAGGATGCATAGAATGGGTGGAGGGATATGGAGGTTAGGTAGTAGGATatgtagggtgtgtgtgtgtgtgtgttgataccTGAGCTCTAACATTTCAGACGTCCACGCCCTGATCACTGATCAGGTGACAAACGGTGACAAACACCCTGTTGTTTACACTCAGAAAAAGGTGGAACACTTCCAGATGTGCAGACATCAGAGTTATCGTCATTTCAGCTGAAGACCAGCGCGCAGGTCCTGACAACCTCGGTCACTCTCTGGTGTCTGCACAGACACATTAAACAGCTGAGCGATCAGACATGTGTCGTCGGGAACAAACACTCCAGGAATTCCAGGAACATTCCAAGCAAACTGCcaacatcagtgacatcatcacgaTGCTGGAGAACAATAAAGCAGAACTCGACGCAGCTGAGGCATGTTTACGTTTTATTATTCACCTTCATGATCGGGCTGGCTCGCTGCTTGGATTTCCCAATAATTAGGTTGGGTTTTCTCGTTTTGTCAGATTCATGTGGTTAATGTGGTTCCAACCGATTTCATCAGTATGGGCTGGACTCCAGCTGCTTTTGTAAACACCATTAACAGGTGGTAGTAAATAATGTTTGCAGGTTAAACGTGTGACACATCAGTGAATATTTGCCCCGAGGGCTTTGACTCGACAGCCTGTGCCATGTCTTGTTGTCTGATAAGACTTTAAACTCTAATTCTCAAATCATTTCTTAGCTGTCTTGGTCGCTGACACAGACTCAGGTGTAACGGTTTCTCACAGACAAACGAGGACGTCCAGCTTTTCAGAACTGAACAACGTTCAAATTCTGGAGCAGATTCATCTATGACGGACGACTTCGATGttccacaacaacaaccacacactAAAGGTTTAAAGACCAACACCAGAGCTGTGTCGAGActaagaccaagaccagagctGTGTCGAGACTAAGACCAAGAACAGAGCTGTActgagacaagaccaagaccagagctGTACCAACACTAAGACCAAGACAAGAGCTGTAGAGACCAAGACCAGAGCtggagacaagaccaagaccagagctGTACCAAGACTAAGACCAGGCCAAGAGCTGTAGAGACCAAGACCAGAGCTGCAGAGACCAAGACAAGAGCTGttccgagacaagaccaagaccagagctgtatcgagacaagaccaagaccagcaCTGGAGACCAAGACAAGAGCTGTAGGGACCAAGACCAGAGTTGTTCCAAGACCAAGACAAGAGATGTAGAGACCAAGATTAGAGTTATACTGAGActaagaccaagaccagagttGTACTGAGACTAAGACCAGAATGTAACTAAGACCGAGACAATTGTTGTATAGAGatcaacaacaagaaaagaTTTGAGACAGAGTGGTCAACAACAACTTCAGCAAATGGGCTCAGattgtcctctgtgtcctggtcttgGAGACGGTTGAGGAGAAGACAGTTTGAGTCACTCTGCATCATGAGGCCAATGACACGAGCTCAGCTCTGGAGACAAACAACTCCTGGACATGAAAactctgagagagagacagacaggattGAGACGTTGTTGGCTTCTACATGAGTGTGGTCTTCTCTTGTGTCCACAGACATCACGGTGACGTGCTTTGTGTCAGAAGAGTGCGTGCTGCCCTGCAGCTTCACGCCCGGCGGCGAGGAGACCGTTGAGTGGTTCAGGCAGGACGTGGCGGTGTACAAGTTTGAGCAGAACGAAAATGACGACGACGGCGACACCAAGCGCAGCAGCGAGGAGGACTCGGACGACAAGCAGCTCGCAGCGCGCGCGTCTGTTTCCACGCACCTGATTTCCCAGGGCAACGCCACCCTGATCGTCAGGAGGAGCGGCCTCAAGGACAGAGGCACGTACAGGTGTCATGTGCGCACGTCGACCGGCGAACATGAAGCCAAAGTGATcctgaaggtcaaaggtgagtTCCAGGCCAATAAAGAATCACGGCTAATTGCCTGTGAGTACAAAACTGCTCTTACagtttgtaaaataaaaggtAGTATGGTTTTCATTACCTTAGAATCAGGGTTAGGGTTCAATTCCCATAATGGGAGGTTTCCAATTTGGAACATTTCTAAAAAATTCCCAACTAACGTTCCCAGTCCCGTCGAAAGTTTCTGGACATTTTTGGCAAACCCTACTTAGAATAAgttttgctttacagaggcggTGATTTAACAACagctaataataattattcataaatatgcaatgatttttttgtggATGATGGGAgaaatttgcctttttttactCTTTGCCTGTGTATAATGAAAACCATTGACTGTGCCAAGGGTGTTCATTGTTGGACCCCACCGAGTCCCTTTTGCCCGGGGCCCTCAGAGTCCTTTAAAGTGGAACTTTAAACATTTTTCACCATATTCTCCACAGAGCTCATCACAACCCATCACACACGATTAAACATCGGACCGTGTTTTGGCCCCTCCCTCACTTGGTCAGACAGTCATTTCCTCCAACAATGGTTTAATAACGCTATCCTGTACCTGGCTTGGGTTTCTcgcgagacctcctgattctgaggactccaggCCAAGTCCTGATCTtacaaggctggttttccgctaacagacagtagggggcagtagagaCCGTCTCAGTGACTGTGAAGCTGTTAAATAAGCGTAAAGACTGCGTAGTTCAAAGGGTCTCTGTGTAGCACACTGTGTTAACACAGCTCTAATGTTATCTGCAGAAGAATGATATCACACGCTGCCAGGTTATATTAGGCCCTGGCATTTAGAGTCTATCATCAGGGGCTGCTGGGAAACCACAAAGTATGctgaacttgtgtgtgtgtgtgcgtgcagcacCCATCCGAGGCGTGCACATGGAGCTGACGAGGCTGAGCGGCTACGAGGAGATGAAGTGCACTGTGCGCGACGTCTTCCCCGCTCCCCGCGTGACCTGGGCGACTGAACCGGCCACGTTCGAGGACCTGCGGCCGGTCACGCGCATGCTGGCCGACAAACGGGGGCTGTACACGGTGGACAGCCGCCTCAGATTGTTGAACGGTCAGCCTGACCTCGTCTACATCTGCAAAGTCACCACCTCGTACGGCGGCCCAGTGTGGACGACCTCCCTCAAAGAAAGAGGTAATAAATCATAACGGTTTAAATGTTGAAATCCAACATGGCTGTCTGTGTTCAAACATATCACCACCCCCATAGAAATTAAAGGAGCTCAGGGAAGAGATCTGACCATCCCCTGCTCCGCCCCTTCTTACCTGAGCAGCCCCTCCCTGGAGTGGAGCTTCTCCGATGGCGAGGACCCCACCCACATCCTCAGCTACGACGGCCACTCGGGCCGCAGCACCTCCGTGCCGCTCTGGGAGGGACACGTGGAGCTGGACGGCTACAAGGTCCCGTTTGGAGACGGTTCTCTGCGGCTGATGGACCCCAAGCACGCGGAGCACTCGGGCAGCTACGTCTGCAAGTTCCTGACGCCGTTCAAAACGCACACGGAGCGCACCAACGTCATCATCGACGATCCTGTCGGTGaggtcacaaacacaaacacagaaactagAATCAACAGATAAGTCCACCAGGGCTTAAACACTcttgatccactggatccagaagaaccTTCTGGACCTGTATCAATCGTTACCATTTACATAAACAATAGATTTTATGGGGAAATACTTGTGGTGATCACCTGcccatcacaaaaaaataagatatacacatctgaacttgttcaaTGGGACTTAAATTGCACCCAGATCAGATGAAATGTAGACTAATGCTAGTGCGTCTGATCAGAGCCGGATTAatgcaaaggcaaactaggcacgtgcctagggcccgaCTGGCAGgggggcccagacagagggacaatcaaaacctaaaaatgacttggtccgcgtttcaagacgatttacgcccctcgtcctgatgacgcgacgctgtcagggcgttctgaggacagtctgctccgatcgacTGTCGCGCTGGGGGCAGGTgggcgggagaagccgcagTGAGTGCACATGTCCGCGGCGAAGTCCGGGCGGGGgttcgctgtaaaccaccttcgccccgagcccttccaagccgatctagaaatttcatgtcaaacttatgtgtgacactgttgtatgatgAAGTCAGCATCAATTCAtggaaaaaactgttgaaatatggagattaaaggtttctgcccaacagtaatctccaatacttattgacctaaatggatttgttaaaagactatacttctttttttatttttatttttaaaaaacaacctaaaactgactaaaaatattttgagttttcgtcgactaaaattggactaaaactatcatatatagaaatgactgaaacgtgactgaaactaataagcgttttagtccaaaagattAAAACttagactaaatctagaatggcttccaaaaacaacactgcacagtacaccatccagaccagtggagaaaattgctgaacagtccagaccaggagcagaGCTACTGTGtgttgaataccagaaaatggatgagaggtgatgcttgtccatgaaaataaagctCTTTACCACGACAACACAATTTCTCTTACTGCACAttttattggtctttgtatacTTATTAAAGTAttcaatttaacacatttaattaagattttctgccaaatgcaatagcttacaacatttatattatttgctctgtttacataacAATGCTGagacctattggtgatttactggtactactgccttaacaatgacactcgcaatgggtaagataaggataatttaatagagccttgtagtaacgtataaatacggtaataaaaatcaaaaaatagtctgatagactgtttaatatacgacacatgacttattttggcatacaaagaacccACTCataacttttattagtaactttggtaagtttcagatttcaattcataaataacatcgaaataaataaagtaaattaaataaagtcgaaattatgagataaaaagtcaaaatgagataaaggcataactatgagataaaaagggcataattatgagataaaatatttacattatgagataaaaagttaaaattatcatatcatatcagaATCATAATTGTGTGTGTTATCACAAATCTAAAtagtttactgtgtgtgtgtgtgcaggtcagaGAAGCACAGCAGCAAAACCGTCTCATTGGTGGGTTTTCGGTCTGGTGATCGCAGGACTCATCCTTGCTCTGGCGGGAATGTTGGCCTACATGAAGCTCAAAGGTAACGATGGCAACTGACTAAACAAAGCCgcatcactaaccttaaccataaccagttcatctATAACCCTAAaccattcaaatcttagtcttaaccagttcatcagaaatgaggttctgcctcattaggaccaggttttggtctccatgaggatgactggtcctgacaaagtcagagtttatgacagaaaaaaaggtgaTAATCAATATCTGAATCCAcagaaaatgtagttttcaCCATGAATATACTTCATGTGGTGTTATTAAGGATTTTcttaataagaataataataataataattattattattattattattattactattttatttatacagcacctTCAAAGACACAAGACATAAAAGACAGAGCCACAAAATCCAGAACACCAGCAGACCAAGATCATGCATGAGCATGTTACaacaaataaagtcataaaaatgtaataacagcagaagaaaaagcaataaaaccaaGAGTAAACAATTATGTAatgaaatgacatcatcacgTGAAGGCAGGTCTGTGTTGTGTAGTGACGATTGTTCAGTCAGGCTCCCACTTTGTGGAGTTTtggtgccatctagtggtgaagcTGCACATCACAACACGCTGAAAACCTGCTTCATTAAAGTAAACCTAAAGAAGCTTCAGGGTTTGGCACCAGGTAAAGAAAAAGTCCAACCTACACGCGGAGATTTGTCCATTCTGGGCTACCGTATGAGCATCATGGTACAACAGCTCTTCATTTTCcagtgatgatgaatgaatcaGAGCATAATTAAAGCTTTAAGCTCCCTGTATACAGTTGCAATGCCCCCCAGAGTCACTCCAGAGCGAGCTGCGGGTgttttctaaaaatgtattgtgtGATTTTCTGAGCTGCATTGTGTATTAAAGTTTGAAGTTAACGATTTGCCattgttttttaatctcacatcTTTATATCTACTTCCTGTCTCGCCAGGCTCAGGAAAGAAGCCCAAAAACGACCCCGAAGAGGTCACCGAGCTTCACTCAGTCAGAGGTCAGTCATCAAAAAGAACTGTGATACCCACTGTCAGCCACTGGATAGAGCCAGagagtaaattaaaaaatagtGTCAAGACTCAACAAGAGTCAGTGACCCATGTTTATAAAAATCTGTGATCCAGAAACctcgttttgtgtttttttttaccatcagaGCCGAGAGCGGACGCTTGTCTGAACCTGAGCGGCGTCAGCACCAAAGAAGCGGCGCTCCGCTAACCTGAGAGCAAACAGAAACCAGCAGCAGCGAGAGACTAACACCATACTAACaccacaaacactgaagagcaACGCAGAGCCCTTTTTTTATGAATATACTGAATTATACCATGCTATAAACTACGACTTTGACTACTTTGgtatttttgaatgtttttaaactttgaAACCCTGACAAACGTCGTCATGAAGGGTTCGTTTTGAACCCGGTCAAACCAAGTCCATCTATCTTTTGCCCTTTGAGGGTTGTCGGGGGGAGGTGGAGCTAAATCCAGCCGACACTGGACGGAGGCAGAGTTTGAGAACCTTTCACAAAAGCTATATTCATCGACAAACAACCGATCGCATGCACGTCAAAGAGTCTCCAGGTAAAGACTCGAAGTTATTTCAGTGTCTGACTGACGGAGGCAAAGAGGTAGCACAAGAGCACCGCTGCACAAGTAAAGCAAGACATCAGCAACAGAAACTGGGTGTTACGCAGTTGGCACcaatttttgactttttgggCAACAAAGGTTGGTGGTGGTAGCACAAGATCGCCCAGGGCATGATGACGTGAAGGTGGTTCCTCCTGCGACAGAACCAACATTCAGGAGTGTTAACCTCACCTACATCTGGAGGTCCACCGGGATTTAGACCGAGATCCCAAGCTCTTCCGTACCATTCCGT
This genomic interval carries:
- the LOC122769409 gene encoding V-set domain-containing T-cell activation inhibitor 1-like, with the translated sequence MSATHTLACFLLWISFASQDKTPDITVTCFVSEECVLPCSFTPGGEETVEWFRQDVAVYKFEQNENDDDGDTKRSSEEDSDDKQLAARASVSTHLISQGNATLIVRRSGLKDRGTYRCHVRTSTGEHEAKVILKVKAPIRGVHMELTRLSGYEEMKCTVRDVFPAPRVTWATEPATFEDLRPVTRMLADKRGLYTVDSRLRLLNGQPDLVYICKVTTSYGGPVWTTSLKEREIKGAQGRDLTIPCSAPSYLSSPSLEWSFSDGEDPTHILSYDGHSGRSTSVPLWEGHVELDGYKVPFGDGSLRLMDPKHAEHSGSYVCKFLTPFKTHTERTNVIIDDPVGQRSTAAKPSHWWVFGLVIAGLILALAGMLAYMKLKGSGKKPKNDPEEVTELHSVREPRADACLNLSGVSTKEAALR